The following proteins are encoded in a genomic region of Glycine soja cultivar W05 chromosome 17, ASM419377v2, whole genome shotgun sequence:
- the LOC114393313 gene encoding lysine-specific histone demethylase 1 homolog 3-like codes for MEGENIRSGTKKKRSKKEIGFDSDDDEPIGSMFKLKRSKKKGSGGGSSDAAVVREKEDLGGMDDNDTLASFRKRLKGPKRDQGSGVTRGGAIPALHVSDEDLVALGPKGKDEKGVAPVPLVWGDEDMQMQDCTDQQHMEDLLPVIFNKAQSSSSRKSRSQGSRQKKGIQNVDSEGFVEAVDSGVESRSGSASGSKLVGGNVESVELLPQASERVVASVVDDQKCGDDCFQEEAVKGHCDLDIPDGPSQSNNVCHGDMQQLSCVQVEDISCHSDQKVGLQESALSDALKNLSTTSHDEIVDTISLSKVGEGERGFTEAGESENRLTVEPAKVCNSASEPDVSTFAGKENVLTSCHTEPLIKSAETILNENNNMVARKVFQESSWNGALDLSGCHMEVDGGGKSETEFVSDRNFCDYSSLDTKAEVQDFVSGFSPKRNNVTVSGSLSSMVSNEANEAELTAHSNHPEKPLEGCNIPKDSTASILKCSSVLDPIQSDGSSLQSSIPDENGNSAEYRAPVSDFADNEGKISSIPRAVRKTKMRKHGDMTYEGDADWEILIDDQALNESQVMTDGDRTLRSRLKHDSSLNTGEDSENVAVVAVSAGLKARKAGPIEKIKFKEVLKRKGGLKEYLDCRNQILSLWNRDVTRILPLAECGVSDTHSEDGSPRSSLIREVYAFLDQYGYINVGIASQKENVGSNARHCYKLVKEKGFEESLAASMADSEDGVSFLVGQTKMSDTSNEINNGLTKDGDDLTLEAAEGMRHANEMKTDLSNMTQQVERKKNDYQGNDSSVPSSNFPDCRLISLVAKEKSNDSTCIKSALDARVGYHLQSDLDPRKRVIVIGAGPAGLTAARHLERQGFSVFVLEARSRIGGRVFTDHLSLSVPVDLGASIITGVEADVATERRPDPSSLICAQLGLELTVLNSDCPLYDIVTGQKVPADMDEALEAEYNSLIDDMVLVVAQKGEQAMRMSLEDGLEYALKIRRMARSESSEETEQNNSADSPFDSKKDSTLEKKLGEEILSPQERRVMDWHFAHLEYGCAALLKDVSLPYWNQDDVYGGFGGAHCMIKGGYSSVVESLGEGLTVHLNHVVTNVSYGIKEPGQSNKVKVSTENGNEFFGDAVLVTVPLGCLKAETIQFSPPLPQWKCSSVQRLGYGVLNKVVLEFPSVFWDDAVDYFGATAEERSSRGHCFMFWNVRRTVGAPVLIALVVGKAAIDGQSLSSSDHVNHALKVLRKLFGEDSVPDPVAYVVTDWGRDPFSYGSYSYVAVGASGEDYDIIGRPVDNCLFFAGEATCKEHPDTVGGAMMSGLREAVRMIDILSSGNDYIAEVEALEAARGQLDTERDEVRDIIKRLDALELSNIMYKNSLDGAHILTREALLREMFFNTKTTAGRLHVAKQLLTLPVGNLKSFAGSKEGLAILNSWILDSMGKDGTQLLRHCLRLLVRVSTDLLAVRLSGMGKTVKEKVCVHTSRDIRAIASQLVNVWLEVFRKGKASNGGLKISRQTSAVDLSKRKSVKDSALGKPPLGTYHGTIENKGGLLNPTSAGSNSPSTAHVKKLHSKQGRQPAAYDSRHEVSSSRSKGSIDTVVAEKEDNLCTISEEEQAAIAAAEAARAKALAAAEAYASAEARCNTLLQLPKIPSFHKFARREQPSQNDECDSRKRWPGGVYGRQDCISEIDSRNCRVRDWSVDFSAACVNLDNSRMPVDNLSQRSHSNEIASHLNFREHSGESVAGDSSIYTKAWIDTAGGIAIKDHHAIERWQSQAAAADSYFSNPSIDLKDEEDSNACSKLPSWKRDGIANESSISQVTVNKEAQKGHSRGADHIKQAVVDYVASLLMPLYKARKLDKDGYKAIMKKSETKVMEQATDAEKAMTVREFLDFKRKNKIRSFVDVLIERHMTTKPDMKS; via the exons ATGGAGGGGGAGAATATTAGGTCTGGGACAAAGAAGAAGCGATCCAAGAAGGAAATTGGTTTCGACTCCGACGACGACGAGCCCATTGGGTCAATGTTTAAGTTGAAGAGGTCCAAGAAGAAGGGTAGTGGTGGCGGCAGTAGTGATGCTGCTGTTGTTAGGGAGAAAGAGGATTTGGGGGGTATGGATGATAATGATACCTTGGCTAGCTTTAGGAAGAGGCTGAAGGGTCCTAAGAGAGATCAGGGATCTGGGGTCACAAGAGGAGGAGCAATTCCTGCTTTGCATGTGTCTGATGAAGATTTGGTTGCTTTGGGACCTAAAGGTAAGGATGAGAAAGGCGTGGCGCCCGTGCCCTTGGTGTGGGGTGATGAGGACATGCAGATGCAAGATTGCACTGATCAACAACACATGGAGGATTTGTTGCCCGTGATTTTCAATAAGGCACAGTCTAGTTCTTCTAGGAAATCTCGTAGCCAGGGTTCGAGGCAGAAAAAGGGGATTCAGAATGTAGATAGTGAAGGTTTTGTGGAAGCTGTGGATTCTGGGGTTGAAAGTAGATCTGGATCTGCTTCTGGCTCGAAATTGGTTGGGGGGAATGTTGAGTCTGTGGAACTCTTGCCTCAAGCGTCTGAACGGGTTGTTGCATCTGTGGTGGATGATCAGAAGTGTGGTGATGACTGTTTTCAAGAGGAAGCTGTGAAGGGCCATTGCGATTTGGACATTCCAGATGGACCGTCTCAGTCGAACAATGTCTGCCATGGAGATATGCAGCAATTGTCTTGTGTACAAGTTGAAGATATTTCTTGTCATTCTGACCAAAAGGTTGGATTGCAGGAAAGTGCTCTCAGTGatgctttaaaaaatttatctacCACGTCGCATGATGAAATAGTTGATACTATCTCTCTCTCAAAAGTGGGGGAGGGCGAAAGAGGATTTACTGAGGCAGGAGAGTCCGAAAACAGATTGACGGTTGAACCAGCAAAAGTGTGCAACAGTGCTTCAGAACCTGATGTTTCTACTTTTGCTGGGAAAGAAAATGTCTTAACTTCTTGCCACACTGAACCCTTGATTAAATCAGCTGAAACTATATTGAATGAGAATAATAATATGGTTGCTAGAAAAGTTTTCCAGGAATCCTCATGGAATGGAGCTCTGGATTTATCTGGATGTCATATGGAAGTAGACGGAGGTGGAAAATCAGAAACCGAGTTCGTTTCTGATAGAAATTTCTGTGATTATAGTAGTTTAGATACAAAGGCCGAAGTGCAAGATTTTGTTTCAGGTTTTTCACCTAAAAGAAATAATGTAACTGTCAGTGGTAGTTTATCTTCTATGGTGTCTAACGAAGCCAATGAAGCTGAATTGACTGCCCACTCAAATCACCCagagaaacctctagaaggttGCAATATTCCAAAAGACTCAACTGCTTCAATTCTAAAATGTAGCTCAGTGTTAGATCCAATTCAATCTGATGGATCCTCTCTTCAGTCTTCTATTCCAGATGAAAATGGGAACTCTGCTGAATACCGGGCCCCTGTATCTGATTTTGCTGATAATGAGGGTAAGATATCAAGCATCCCACGGGCGGTGCGAAAGACCAAAATGCGTAAGCATGGTGACATGACATATGAGGGGGATGCTGATTGGgaaattttaattgatgatCAAGCTCTAAATGAAAGTCAAGTTATGACAGATGGTGACCGCACTCTTAGATCAAGATTGAAGCATGATTCCTCTTTGAATACTGGTGAAGACTCTGAAAATGTTGCAGTAGTAGCAGTATCAGCTGGGCTGAAAGCCCGTAAAGCTGGTCCAATTGAGAAAATAAAGTTTAAGGAAGTCTTGAAGCGTAAAGGTGGTCTCAAGGAATATTTGGATTGCAG AAATCAGATTTTAAGTCTTTGGAACAGAGATGTCACACGTATTTTGCCTCTTGCTGAATGTGGAGTTAGTGATACTCATTCTGAGGATGGAAGTCCTCGTTCTTCTCTTATTAGGGAGGTCTATGCATTTCTCGATCAATAT GGTTATATAAATGTTGGAATTGCCTCTCAGAAGGAGAATGTTGGAAGTAATGCAAGGCATTGTTATAAACtggtaaaagaaaaaggttttgagGAAAGTCTCGCAGCTTCAATGGCTGACTCTGAAGATGGAGTTTCCTTTCTTGTTGGTCAGACCAAAATGTCAGATACTTCCAATGAGATTAACAATGGTCTAACAAAGGATGGTGATGACCTAACACTTGAAGCCGCAGAAGGCATGAGGCATGCTAATGAAATGAAGACGGATTTATCAAACATGACACAACaggtagaaagaaaaaaaaatgattaccaGGGAAATGACAGTTCTGTTCCTTCTTCCAACTTTCCTGATTGCAGATTGATTTCTCTGGTAGCTAAAGAGAAAAGCAATGACTCTACCTGCATAAAATCTGCCTTAGATGCTCGGGTAGGTTATCATCTGCAGTCTGATTTAGATCCTAGGAAGAGAGTAATTGTCATTGGAGCTGGTCCTGCTGGGCTAACTGCTGCTCGCCACTTAGAACGTCAAggattttctgtttttgtgcTTGAGGCTAGGAGTAGGATAGGAGGTCGTGTATTTACTGATCATTTGTCACTTTCTGTCCCTGTTGATCTTGGTGCTAGCATTATAACTGGTGTTGAGGCTGATGTGGCCACTGAGAGAAGACCAGATCCTTCCTCATTGATTTGTGCTCAGTTGGGTCTTGAGTTGACAGTGTTGAACAGTGATTGCCCTCTTTACGACATAGTGACAGGACAAAAAGTTCCTGCAGATATGGATGAAGCATTGGAAGCTGAGTATAATAGTCTTATTGATGACATGGTATTGGTTGTTGCTCAGAAAGGGGAACAAGCAATGAGAATGTCTCTTGAAGATGGTTTAGAATACGCTCTTAAGATTCGCCGTATGGCACGCTCTGAAAGTAGTGAAGAAACTGAACAAAATAATTCTGCAGATAGTCCATTTGATTCCAAAAAGGATAGTACTCTGGAAAAAAAACTTGGTGAGGAGATTTTGAGCCCTCAGGAAAGGAGGGTTATGGATTGGCACTTTGCTCATTTGGAGTATGGTTGTGCTGCTTTGCTTAAGGATGTTTCTCTTCCCTACTGGAATCAAGATGATGTGTATGGAGGTTTTGGGGGAGCTCATTGTATGATTAAAGGGGGTTACAGCTCTGTTGTTGAGTCTCTGGGAGAAGGACTGACAGTTCACTTGAACCATGTTGTAACAAATGTGTCATATGGTATCAAGGAACCTGGCCAGAGTAATAAAGTCAAAGTTTCTACGGAAAATGGCAATGAGTTCTTTGGCGATGCTGTCCTTGTGACTGTTCCACTTGGCTGTTTGAAGGCTGAAACTATACAGTTCTCCCCACCTTTGCCACAGTGGAAATGTTCTTCTGTTCAGCGTCTTGGTTATGGAGTTCTAAATAAAGTGGTTTTGGAATTTCCTAGTGTATTTTGGGATGATGCTGTGGACTACTTTGGAGCAACGGCTGAGGAGAGAAGCAGTAGAGGTCACTGCTTTATGTTCTGGAATGTCAGGAGAACAGTTGGGGCTCCTGTTCTTATAGCATTAGTGGTTGGTAAGGCAGCCATAGATGGTCAAAGTTTGAGCTCTTCTGATCATGTTAACCATGCATTGAAGGTTCTCCGTAAACTTTTTGGGGAGGACTCAGTTCCTGATCCTGTTGCCTACGTTGTGACTGATTGGGGTAGGGATCCTTTTAGTTATGGTTCTTATTCTTACGTTGCTGTTGGAGCATCTGGAGAAGACTATGATATAATAGGGAGACCAGTTGATAACTGCTTGTTTTTTGCTGGTGAAGCAACATGCAAAGAGCACCCAGATACTGTCGGTGGTGCAATGATGAGTGGACTACGAGAGGCTGTTCGCATGATTGACATATTGAGCAGTGGGAATGATTATATTGCAGAGGTGGAGGCATTGGAAGCTGCTCGGGGACAGTTAGACACTGAAAGGGATGAAGTTAGGGATATAATAAAGAGACTTGATGCATTAGAGCTTTCTAACATAATGTACAAGAACTCTTTAGATGGTGCTCACATTTTAACCCGGGAAGCTTTGTTAAGGGAAATGTTCTTTAATACGAAAACCACTGCTGGGCGCTTACATGTGGCCAAACAATTGCTAACTCTTCCTGTTGGAAACTTGAAGTCTTTTGCTGGAAGTAAAGAGGGGCTAGCCATTCTCAATTCATGGATACTG GACTCAATGGGGAAGGATGGTACCCAACTCTTGAGGCACTGTTTGCGTCTTCTTGTCCGTGTTTCGACTGATCTTCTTGCTGTACGATTATCAG GAATGGGGAAAACCGTGAAGGAAAAAGTTTGTGTACATACTAGCCGTGATATTCGTGCTATAGCAAGTCAGTTGGTCAATGTATGGCTTGAAGTTTTCCGTAAGGGAAAAGCTTCTAATGGTGGATTGAAGATATCAAGACAAACATCTGCTGTAgatttatcaaagagaaaatctGTAAAAGATTCAGCCTTGGGAAAGCCACCTCTGGGCACATATCATGGTACCATTGAGAATAAAGGAGGCTTGCTGAATCCCACCTCTGCTGGAAGCAATTCACCTTCCACTGCACATGTGAAGAAATTGCACAGCAAACAAGGAAGACAACCAGCAGCATATGACTCAAGGCACGAGGTCAGTTCTTCCAGGTCTAAAGGTTCAATAGACACAGTAGTTGCTGAGAAGGAGGATAACCTCTGCACTATATCTGAAGAAGAACAGGCTGCTATAGCTGCTGCAGAAGCTGCCCGAGCTAAAGCTCTTGCTGCTGCTGAG GCATATGCCTCTGCAGAAGCCAGATGTAATACCCTGTTACAGCTTCCAAAGATACCCTCATTCCACAAATTTGCTAGACGTGAACAGCCTTCACAAAATGACGAGTGTGATAGTAGAAAAAGATGGCCTGGTGGTGTTTATGGAAGGCAAGATTGTATTTCAGAGATTGATTCTAGGAATTGCAGGGTCAGGGACTGGTCTGTTGATTTCTCTGCTGCTTGTGTCAACCTTGATAATTCCAGAATGCCAGTTGATAACCTTTCACAGAGGAGTCATTCAAATGAGATTGccagccatttgaatttcagagAGCACTCAGGAGAAAGTGTTGCTGGGGACAGCAGTATATATACAAAAGCTTGGATTGACACAGCTGGTGGTATTGCAATTAAAGACCATCATGCCATAGAGAGATGGCAATCTCAAGCAGCTGCAGCTGATTCTTATTTTTCCAACCCATCTATTGATttgaaggatgaagaggatTCAAATGCCTGTTCGAAGTTACCCAGCTGGAAGCGTGATGGTATTGCAAATGAGAGCTCTATTTCACAGGTTACTGTAAATAAGGAGGCTCAAAAAGGTCATTCACGAGGAGCAGATCATATTAAACAGGCTGTTGTGGACTATGTTGCATCACTACTTATGCCCTTGTATAAGGCAAGGAAACTAGACAAGGATGGATACAAGGCTATAATGAAGAAAAGTGAAACAAAG GTCATGGAGCAAGCCACAGATGCAGAAAAAGCCATGACTGTTCGTGAGTTTCTAGATTTTAAGCGAAAGAATAAG ATTCGCTCCTTTGTGGATGTATTGATTGAGAGACACATGACAACAAAACCAGACATGAAATCTTAA